The sequence ctccggcagaaccgggctcagtatgaacggtcatctgcctcgaccgactggggttacagaagacagaacagagacacaacaagagaaacaaaaaagcacagaagcacacattgatctagtaatctgttctacattagatggtagtagcgggtgagccgtcttctctggatgatgtcacagttaacagaacgccagaccaggtgtacctactatgaagagaaaagagagagagcaaaaagttaaagcagaaatgacaacacataatgcataattgaagaacagtagaactcaatagagtgagaaaattagatcctggtatactccagtaacctaagcctagcagtaaaactataaaaggtagctgagagtaacatgagtcactagttataatttttgtcaaaaagaaaagttttaagcctagtcttaaaagtagacagggtgtctgcctcacggaccaaaactgggagttggttccacaggagaggagcctgatagctaaaggatctgcctcccattctacttttagagactctaggaaccaccagcagacctgcagtctgagagcgaagtgctctgttaggaacatacggggtaatcagagctctgatatatgatggagtttgatgattaagggctttatacgttagaagaagaattttaaattctattcttgatttaacaggaagccaatgaagggaagctaaaattggagaaatatgatccctcttgttgattttcatcagaactcttgctgcagcattttggatcagctgaaggctttgaactgcattttgtggacttcctgatagtaaagaattacaatagtccagccttgaagtaacaaatgcatggaccagtttttcagcatcactcctggacagaatgtttctaattttggcgatattccggaggtgaaaaaaggaaactctggaaacctgtttaatatgggatttaaatgacatgtcttggtcaaaaataacaccaagattttttactttattaccagaggccaggttaatgccacccagattaagtgattggttaagaagtttattttttgaggactctggcccaaagattacaacttctgtcttgtcagaatttagatgcaggaaatttaaagtcatccagcttttgatgtcatcaagacatgactgcagtcgaagtaattgattggattcatcaggatttatggataaatatagctgagtgtcatcagtataacagtggaaattaatcccatgctgtctgataattttgcctatcggaagcatatatatagtaaatagaattggtccaaggactgaaccctgtggtactccactggtgaccctagagtttgaggaagatttattattaacatgaacaaattggaatctgtctgacagataagatttaaaccagcctaatgttttccccttaatccctacagtatgctcacgtctttgtaggagaatattgtgatcaactgtatcaaacgcagcactgagatctaacaggacaagtatagacacaagtccattatctgaggccatgagaatatcattagtgaccttcaccaggtatatatatatatatatatatatatatatatatatatatatatatatatatatatatatatatatatatatagatgcaTCAAAATGTTATAGGCTGGTTATTGCAATGTATGTCCAGAATGcaggaaaaataattaaatcaggCTGTGTCAGTGTATATGGTTCATAACCCGGTCCTCCATCAGGAGGAACAAAGACATTTGACATAAAATCTCAgcagcaaataataaaataataagaaaataacTGACTTTATTGACTTATCAATATTTATTGCAATATCTGACAATGAcagatttaataagaatattgttatttttaaacatgctttattaaaaatgcCCGTTGACCCCTGCTCCTCGCCGCTAGGTGGCGGTAGTGCGCAGGGGAGCCGTTTTAAAATAAACCCGGGAAAAAGGAGCCTCCATCGTCGTGTTGCTGCTTCCCCACACCACCGACTTGGAGCCGAACCCGAACCCGAACCCGTCCAGCATGTCTTCCGTCCAGCACCTGAGGGAGTTCATCAGCGAGCGGCTGACCGCTGCTGCGGAGGAGATCTTCGGGGTGTTCCACAGAACCATCGCCCAGTACGAGGAGGAGATGGACCGCCAGCGCAGGCTGCTGGACGCCGCCTGGAGACCCGAGATCCAGCTGGACCGGACAGGTGAGCAGCTGCAGGTTGGAAGGTTCTGGACCGGCTCACCTGGCCCGGTTCTGTTAGACTGAGAGCAGGTGGCTCCTCCAGCATGGTGCCGGTGTGGCGCTGAGACGTTTTCTGCCATTTACGACATCACGCAGCTTTACGGCAGCGTTTAAACCCACGGTGCGTTCAGGTCAGCTCGCAGGACTCCCTTTAGGAGGGGAACGTCTCTTAAATGATCCGAATCTTTTTAAATCAACGCATTTTAAACGTGTTTGACTCCTTCAAACTGGCCTCCTGCTGTTTATTAGCGGATTAAATATCAAATCTGACCAACAATAAAATTCaacacaattttatttctatagctccAAATAACATCACGTCATCTCTTCAAGATTCTTTCcagagtcagactccatcagatcctccaggttggtgagaaagtttcctctctaaggaaacccagcaggttgcatcaagtctctccaagcagcattcactcctcctgaaagagcgtagagccacagtggacagtcgtctgcattgttgatggctttgcagcaatccctcatactgagcatgcatgaggcgacagtggagaggaaaactcccctttaacagggaggagaacctccagcagaaccagaaccaggctcaatgtgaacgctcatctgcctccacccactggggcttagagaagacagagcagagacacagaaagctcagaagctcacattgacccaggagtactttctatgttagagaagacagagcagagacacagaaagctcagaagctcacattgacccaggagtactttctatgttagatggtaatagaggatgatctgcctcccctgatgatgtcacagctaacagaacgccagaccaggtgtaccttctatgaagagaaaaaatgacagagaaccaaaagttaaaagctgaaataacaacaaacaatgcagattggagagcagtaggagaacaaGTTCATTGTTCGTTGTGTTGGGCTGCTGGAACCACCTGAAGGACTGATTctctttatttctatttttatttcaaatcctCCGCTGCTGACCAGTTATTCGACTCTTTCCTGTTTGTGCATCAcaataatttgtcttttttcttcctgcagTGCTTCCTCTGCATTTTCTCTGTAACACAGAGAAGGTTCCTGCAGACCTGCAGACCAGAACCCAGGAGAAAAGTTCTAATGTGGACCCAAAGGAACCAGAAGGTACAGAGACTGAACCAGACGTTCCACAGGTTGAACCAGACGTTCCACAGGCTGAACCAGACGTTCCACGGGTTAAAAGGGAAGACAAGGAGCTCCCCATCAGTCTGGAGGAAGGGCTCCTGGTTCTGAAGCAGGAAGCTAACTCCCCGCCAAGGAGTTCCTCTCGTGAAGGAAGTTTGAAGGTTgaaccagaaccggaccagGACCAGCTGCTGCCTGAGAGGGAAGCTGAAGCTGCAGGCCAGGATCAGGATGGAAGCTGCTCTGAAGAGCGTGGATCACCTGGAAGTGCCGCGCTGCAGCAGGCGAAGAGCCAGAGCGCACCTGACGTGGCTCTGAAACGCAACCTTCCTgagaaaaccttcagcagagcCTCTAAACTGTTGTCCCATCAGAAGAGCCCCGCGGGTGAAAAGCCGTACTCCTGTAAAAGCTGTCAGAAGGTGTTCCGAGAGAAGCACAACCTGCTGGTCCACATGTGGACGCACACGGGCGAAAAGCCCTTCTCCTGCAAAACGTGCGGCCGACACTTCCGCTTCAAGAGCAGCTTCCTGATCCACAGCAGGACCCACTCCGGCGAGAGGCCGTACTCCTGCGGCACCTGTGGAAAAACGTTCTCCTGTCAGTCGGCCATGAAGAAGCACGCGCTGATCCACTCCGGCGAGAAGCCGCATTCCTGCAGGACCTGCGAGAGCGGCTTCAGCAGCCGCAGCGGCCTGCTGCGCCACATGAAGGTCCACGCCGCCGACCGGCCGCACCTCTGCCAGATCTGCGGCAAAGGCTTCACCAACGGCAGCCGCCTCCGCAAGCACGCCATGACGCACACAGACGAGAAGCCGCACGCCTGCGCCACCTGCGGCGTGCGCTTCAGGCACAGCTCCAATCTGGCGCAGCACGTCAGGAAGCACACAGACGACAGGCCGCACTTCTGCAGAACCTGCGGGAGGACCTTCTCCAAGAAGTCTGCGCTGAACAAGCACGCGCTTGTCCACACGGGAGTGAGGCCGCATGGGTGCGACGCCTGTGGCAAACGCTACTTCAGGAGGGATCACCTGAGGCGACACATGAAGGTCCACACGGGACAAACTGCCGCCGCGAGACGCCGGCAGGAAGGAAGCGGTGTGGTGGCAGAAAACGGTTCTTCAGGCCTTAATGCCGCGCTCCAGCTCTAACAGTCCAGCGGCTTATTTTCAGTTTcgtttaaaagtttaaaagtcagGACTTTCAGCactgatgaatggatggagtcTTAAACTGGACATTATGTTCTGAATCTGAATCCTGGATGTTCTGAGAACTTCTGGGCCAGTTTGATTCTACTTCTTGGCTTGTGTTCCTCATCTCTGAATATTTTCCTTTCTATTGGAGGTCTGGGCCTTTTTAATGGCACGGCTCATCGTGATGAATTTCTTCctaaaatgagcagaaatgagctattttcattttaatctgtTAGAATCAATGTTTTCTTATGAATAAAGCAGCTCACATGTTTTTTGTCCTGGGATCTGAGTGTGAGCACGAGTTACTGCTTATTGTTCACCTGAATTGTTGTAAATGTTCCTGCTGAAGCAGAGAAATTGTCTGGAGTTTTCCTAATTCTATTTTTGGGGATTATTTAGAAGTCATTATTTTTCTTGGCAGTTTGTTTAGAGATGTATTTAGAATTatgttaagttttttttgttttttttgtatgaccTCTATGGAGGTAATAGAAAATGTAGTTAATAGATGCTGAATAAAATCTTAAAGGATAAATGTAGCTCTCTGTCTATATGGATATTTAATAAGTTTAAGTTTATGGATGATAGAATATAAAGTGAATTTTGGGTGTTAAATCGCCGCAGCTTGTTCCCCTTCAGGCCGGCAGGGGGCGAGAGAGGCAGCACGGAGGCAGCCGCCGGTCACGTGATGTCAACAGCTAGCGGCTAGCCTCCATTGTTGTGTTGGTGCTGCTCGGTACCGAGAGCGACTTGGAGCCGAACCCGTCCAGCATGTCTTCCGTCCAGCACCTGAGGGAGTTCATCAGCGAGCGGCTGACCGCTGCTGCGGAGGAGATCTTCGGGGTGTTCCACAGAACCATCGCCCAGTACGAGGAGGAGATGGACCGCCAGCGCAGGCTGCTGGACGCCGCCTGGAGACCCGGCGGCAGCCTCCAGGAAGCAGGTCAGCAGCTCCGCAGAGGGACCGCGGGTCCCCGGTTCCGGCCGGGAGCGGCTCGGTGTGGTGGGCTGttctctggcagaaccagacgTCCTGGTCCTCATCAGGCTGGAGCTCCCGTGAAGGTCACAGGAAGCCCGGCTCGGCCTCATTGGGCCCCGGGACAGAACCTGGGACCCAAAGACAGATAGAGCTCCGCAGCGGGTCCGCTCCTTCACAGCCAGCCGGTGGAGAAGGCGGCAGTGAAGGCGGGGTTTCCCTTCTAAAGGAGGCCACCATGTTTGGTGGGGGTCTGggtcactgagctatataatacactggagtgctgattttgctgaaaaactgaagtcactggccgccatcttgctactccctactctcacagaatcccacaggatttggttgcaacaacaagcagttttttggctgagtgaaaacgtttcacaggtaattctacagtcaatggatgtactaacactataaactactaggaaattaggtgctgaaatattttacatgttattcatattaaatatatatatatatatatatatatatatatataatttttttttttttttatttaaatgaataaaatgcaaaatatttcagcacatgactttctcagtacttgatagttttagaacataacaaaagtatatggcatttgacattttaaaagtcttaagccccccctgaataTGAGacaatcctcgttattcgatgctgtagcgcacatattccctagttaatgggggaaaatagggagtaccaatatggcggctggtggcttcaaagcgactcgttcaaacagacggtgattagcactccagtgtataatagagctcAGTGGTCTGGGTTAGTAGCAATCAGTTGGTCACtggtaataaaaataataataataataaaaataaattttatttacaggtAAAAACAACATGGTCATAGCTGGTAGTTTATATGAAGGGCAGCTCTGGGTCAAAGCAGGCTTCATTAATGGATCCTAGAGATGATGCAACATTTGAGCAGGTTTGCTTAATATCCAGGTGAGACTGATCACTCCAGGTAGCCAGGTGTGTATGACAAGCCCAGACCCAATCAGAACACACCCATCACACGTGGGCTCAGAACGCCTAGGGTATAAATATTGTTATAAATATTCAACGTATCTATGAAATATGAAGACTGTCCCACAAGTCAAAAACGGTTGGAGACCAGAAATGGTTTCTTCtttaactgaaatgttttattcccaaACAAGCCATAAAAAgccatttaatttcttttctctgtGAGATGATGAAAGGTAAAGAGGTTCTGATCCCAGCGTGGAAATAACGGGACCGATCAGAACCAATTATGGACACGTGGATTTGATGTGGTTCGTTAAAACTGTTCATCACCATCCATTAAACCTGTAGCAGTGTTTGCTGCTATActaataatagttataataatGATGAATAGTATAAGGTTGAGAAGCAAACAGAATATTTTAGGGTAAAATTGAtgcatgaaaacaaagaaaaaaatgttaaaactgatGGAGCCTCGTTTTTATTCGTAGTTTGGTTTCCAGCTGGGTTCTGGGTTCCTATATGGTTTTATGGGTTTTAGCTGTCAGACACTGCTTTGGGCCCAGCTGAGCGGCTAAATACCGACTTTCTCCTGTTTGTGCATCAGAATGTGAACTCTGATCTGACTCGCCTCATTTTCTCTCTGCAGACCCGTCGCAGACATTTCCCTATGTGGCCGAGGAGTTTCCTGCACACCAGCACCTCACGACCCAGGAGGAGATCTCCGGCCTGGAccgggaggaaccagaacctccacGGGTTAAGGAGGAAGGCGAAGAGCTGCGCATCAGTCACGAGGAAGAGCAGCTGGGGCTGAAGCAGGAGGCCGACCCGCCCATGGGGGCTCCGGCTTACGAGGGCGGCTCCCACAGcgaaccagaaccaggcagcTTCCTGTTTGACAGCGTCTCTGCGTCCGAGAGCCGGGATCCGGGAGGAAGCTGGTCCAGACCCTCAGAATGTGCTGGAAACCCGGAGCTGAGCAGGAGCAGGAACAGTGAGAACCAGAGCAAAGCCGACCGGGCCGACTGGACTCTGAAATGCGACGTCTGCGGCAAAGCCTTCAACAAGGCGTCTGAGCTGAGAGCGCATTACCGCATCCACACGGGCGAGAAGCCCTTCTCCTGTCCCACCTGTCAGAAGGCCTTCACCTTCAAGTCCAACCTGCGCGTCCACATGAGGACGCACACCAACGAGGCGCCCTTTTCCTGCCAGACCTGCGACAAGGTGTTCAAGCACAGGAGCAGCCTGATGGTGCACTGCAGGAGCCACACGGGGGAGAGGCCGTACGTCTGCGCCACCTGCGGGAAACGCTTCACCGACAAGTCCTCGCTCAAGCAGCACTCCGTCACGCACACGGGCGACAGGATGTACTCCTGCGCCCTGTGTGGGCGGGGCTTCAACAGGAGCAGCTACCTGCTGCAGCACATGAAGGTCCACACGCCAGAAAGCTTCTCTAACGTCACTTAGAGCCGGGCGGCGTCCAGAATTATCAATATTCATCATTAATTATAAATATTCAGTCCTCTCTCCGCAGGAACGTCCCGTAATACGCAGACGCTCCCGTCCTGGAATGATCAGAGTGAATAAAATACGCAGTTCTCCTGATATTCATCTGAGGAGCTCCTCTTTCTCCAGGAATCATGAcgtcatcaacagctcagcagaaACCGAACCTGAGCCGGGAGGAACCAGAACTCTGGACCTCTGAAGGAGAGAGACGCCATCAAAGATCTTCTCTTCGCCGGACGCTCCTGCCTGCTGAGAACTTCTGTCCTGTTGGTGAACGGCGGCCCGATATCTGGCTGACTGGGATTTGGTCAGAAGAGAAACGATAATAAAGGATTTTTATAAGACTTTGGTTTTCTGAAACGCTGAGAGTGTGAACATCTGCTGCAATAAAACATCTGTGATCTTTAGCGCCCAGTTTAGCGTGGGACTGTTTGATGAGCGGCTTTAATCTGATGTTTCTGGCTGATCTGTTTAAATTAGGATTTATGTGCAGAAAGTGGCAAAGCAACGTgtctgcagacaggaagtgacccgctgctggttctgccctgagctgctggttctgccctgagctgctggttctgcccTGAGACCCGGTCCAAACACCCGGCGCTTCTGGTGCTGCTTCCACTGGATCACATGGATCCTGGTTGGTTCTGCGTCAGATTCATCCACTGAGCTCGCTGCAGGTTAACCTGAACGACTTCTTCAAGCTTCGCTGAGGCGTTCACACTTTAAAGCTTCAGTGTTTTCAGGTAacccgaccagaaccagaacctctgccACAGGGACAGAACCTCTGACGGCGTTCAAAGCTCCCAGAGGAATGAAGAAGACTGGaaaggtttaaaataaagatgGAGCTCCACTATGTTCCTGAAACCCGGGTCATGGTTCTGCTCACTGGTTCTGGACCCGCCTTCTACCATGGTGGTCACTAACAGAACTTTTTGGGTTTATCAGCTTTACAATGGATAAAATAATTATAGCTGCACCTTCATCTGTGGAGCAAGAAATGCAGAGACGGACCCTGATGGCCCGGGTTCTGGACTGATCTGGGCTGGACCAGGCTCAGAATTATTCATACCTCTGGTGGATTTAAagatgaaataatttttattaaattaaaagtttGTAGTGAAATGAGACAAGAGTCTAAAATCAAACGGGATCTAATTTcagtaaatatttttgtatttttttccttttttaatagtttttgaaATAGTTTTATAAACTTTATGAATAACTTTATTAATAATTGTGATAATTTCACATCCTGAAGCTTTAAAGGCCTGAAAACGTGTTTCTCCTGATGAGAAACGGAAGAAAAGTTCCTGATCCAGACCTCAGCTCTTCAAGCATTTTCATCTCCAGACGTAGAAAAGAACCACAGAAGAGTCTCAGAGGACAGCAGATagaaaagtaaatgttttattgtgaaatgaGTAACTTTGCTGAGTAAAGTGCATGAAAACATGAAGATGAGCAGAACTTCTGCTCTCAGAGTTTtacagcagcagcttttctaGCCGACAAACAAACCAGGAGGAAGAGTTTCTGTAAAATCCTAAAGGATCCGGTGAAGTTGTGGATCGGTCCCTCAGCGACTCGTCCAGCGGCTCTTAGAAAACATCCTTTACATCAAAGTGATTCTGGCTGCACAAACGGACTCGGTTCTGATCCGGATTCAGTGCAGGCGTCTCTCTCTGCCAAACTCTCTCTGTAGTTTCTGGGTCCAGCTCCCGCTGGGATCCAGGCAGAACCGCTTCCCTTTCTGAGTGCTGACTCTGCAGGAGAACAACATGCAGACGGTTCAGAACAGCGGACCAGCGCACAGAACCCAAAGCTTCTGGGTCTgaacacaacaagacagaaccagcagcagctggactgAGATGAAGCTGCAGGTGTGAGTCCAGCAGCAACCAGAGACAAAGTCCAGCTTCTGGAGCGGCGGCCCGCTTTCAGCACCAGACTGCAAAAagacaactaaaaataagtcaaattttcttgaaatgaatgtatttgcccttgatttgagcaggtaaataagattatttgccaatggaatgagtatttttactccctaaaataagataattagaaatactgcacttgaaataaggtgatggagatgagttgttcctattttaagtgcaaaaatcttattccattggcaaatagtcctatttatctgc comes from Fundulus heteroclitus isolate FHET01 chromosome 4, MU-UCD_Fhet_4.1, whole genome shotgun sequence and encodes:
- the LOC110366404 gene encoding zinc finger protein OZF, encoding MSSVQHLREFISERLTAAAEEIFGVFHRTIAQYEEEMDRQRRLLDAAWRPEIQLDRTVLPLHFLCNTEKVPADLQTRTQEKSSNVDPKEPEGTETEPDVPQVEPDVPQAEPDVPRVKREDKELPISLEEGLLVLKQEANSPPRSSSREGSLKVEPEPDQDQLLPEREAEAAGQDQDGSCSEERGSPGSAALQQAKSQSAPDVALKRNLPEKTFSRASKLLSHQKSPAGEKPYSCKSCQKVFREKHNLLVHMWTHTGEKPFSCKTCGRHFRFKSSFLIHSRTHSGERPYSCGTCGKTFSCQSAMKKHALIHSGEKPHSCRTCESGFSSRSGLLRHMKVHAADRPHLCQICGKGFTNGSRLRKHAMTHTDEKPHACATCGVRFRHSSNLAQHVRKHTDDRPHFCRTCGRTFSKKSALNKHALVHTGVRPHGCDACGKRYFRRDHLRRHMKVHTGQTAAARRRQEGSGVVAENGSSGLNAALQL